The DNA segment AAAGGATTCATTTCAAAACCTCTAAACACTTAACTTTTCTACTTTAGCCAAACCATAAATTATGTTAAGTTATCTAATCATAACCAGCCTTATACCCTCTCTTCACCCATAAAACTTCTCCACTACCCTCATCTATAACAGTTATTATCCGGTGGTAGGGTATCACAACCTCTTCACCTGAGCTGTTAGTGTAGGTGAAATAAGAGGAGCAGATTTGATTAATCCGATCACTGGTTATTTTTTGAACATCGTTAGGCGCCCCTCTATGAATGTAAGTTATCTTGAAGATTTTATTTTTAAACTGGGGGGCCCATCTTAATTTGTTAAATAAATCTTTTAACCTCATCTTATTCAACAACTCTACTCACATATTTAAACGTATTAATTTAAATATGGTTTCGATTATTAAACTTAAAGGGTTAATCTTAACAATATAATGTTGAATATTAGCTTACCTGTTAGCTAATTATTTTGAAACTGTAATATCGGAGTTGAATAAATTGGCGCAGGAACTACCTGAATGGGTGATTGGGGCTACAACCATAGGCATGGTGTGCTCCGATGGAGTGGTTTTAGCTTCTGAAAAAAAACTTTCTTTAGGGACTCTTATAATAAGTAAAACCGTGAAAAAAGTTTTTAAGATAACTGAGAATATCGGCGCAGCTTGCGCGGGTTTATCATCTGATTTTCAAGCTTTAGTGAGAATCATTCAAGCTTATGCTAATCTATACAATTTAGAGGTGAAGAAACCTATTACTACACGCGCCGCAGCTAAAATGATGTCTAACATCCTATTCGCTAGAAAATGGATTCCCCTCATCACTGAGACTATAGTGGCGGGGGTTGACGAGGCTGGCCCTCAACTTTACACACTTGATTTAATCGGCTCACTTATTGAAGACGATTTCGCCGCGGTTGGGACAGGTGCGAAAGTCGCGGTGGGTGTATTAGAATCAAAATACAGGAAAAATCTGACCGTCGTTGAAGGTAAAGAATTAGCTATACTAGCTGTAAAAACCGCTTCCGAGCGTGACATAGCTTCAGGTGAAGGGGTTGATATTTTAACGATTAGTAAATCCGGCTCAGAGTTCTCTTACACTCCGTTAAAATAAGCCTTTACGCTTTAATTGAAGCCCGTACTCGGTTGTCACACCTATTTTTTCAAGTATTTCATAGGCTTCTAAGAAGCTTTTAGAATTAGAGATCTTCTGAGCCATCATATTATTTTTATAAACGGTATCTGTTTTAAGATAGTAAGTAAATATTGAGAAAAACGTCAGCTCAGCTATTCTAGAACCGCCTCTAATAGATGTTTCCCCTGTTCTCCCTTCAGCTATCAGGATAGGCAGCCTGCTAGCCTCGGTCTTAACATATTTAACAGCCTCTCTCATTATTTCAATATCATTGAAGCTTAAAGGTATAGCTCCTATAAACCCACCCTCAGAGTAGATCTTAGCTAGTCTATCTGAAATTTCATGCAGCTTCAACTCACCGTCGCAGCAAACTCCGAATACGCCGATAATAGTGTTCACGCTCAGTTTTTTAAGAGCCGCCAGCATGATAGCGTCTGTTAAGGGGCTTCTCAAACCTTTCTCATACCCGCTCGCTATCACATCACCTCCAACATCAACGCCTACAACTAAGTTAACCGAGAATTTTCTACAAAAATCTTCTAACCCCACTCTAACCCCTTCAACACCTCTTGTTATATCTATTAAAACCGTGTTCTCCCCTAGAAATCTGCTCATCCCGCTTGCTTGAAACTCTAAACCATAGCTTGTTTTAGTCGCATCGCTAGCTAAAGCTACAGTATCGTTAACTTTAATCACGTTTTCAATTTCATTTAAAGATCTAGGCCCGGGCTTAGAATCATATT comes from the Candidatus Odinarchaeum yellowstonii genome and includes:
- a CDS encoding RNA repair domain-containing protein, which gives rise to MRLKDLFNKLRWAPQFKNKIFKITYIHRGAPNDVQKITSDRINQICSSYFTYTNSSGEEVVIPYHRIITVIDEGSGEVLWVKRGYKAGYD
- the psmB gene encoding archaeal proteasome endopeptidase complex subunit beta, translated to MAQELPEWVIGATTIGMVCSDGVVLASEKKLSLGTLIISKTVKKVFKITENIGAACAGLSSDFQALVRIIQAYANLYNLEVKKPITTRAAAKMMSNILFARKWIPLITETIVAGVDEAGPQLYTLDLIGSLIEDDFAAVGTGAKVAVGVLESKYRKNLTVVEGKELAILAVKTASERDIASGEGVDILTISKSGSEFSYTPLK
- a CDS encoding DUF1152 domain-containing protein, whose protein sequence is MVAEEFNLHIKNVKKALVLGIGGGGDILGALPTRNYLKNMSIECRMGCVAYERSQYDSKPGPRSLNEIENVIKVNDTVALASDATKTSYGLEFQASGMSRFLGENTVLIDITRGVEGVRVGLEDFCRKFSVNLVVGVDVGGDVIASGYEKGLRSPLTDAIMLAALKKLSVNTIIGVFGVCCDGELKLHEISDRLAKIYSEGGFIGAIPLSFNDIEIMREAVKYVKTEASRLPILIAEGRTGETSIRGGSRIAELTFFSIFTYYLKTDTVYKNNMMAQKISNSKSFLEAYEILEKIGVTTEYGLQLKRKGLF